One segment of Mycolicibacterium baixiangningiae DNA contains the following:
- a CDS encoding transposase, translating to MAELQPQVDEFDRIYNTERPHQGLPGRVTPLTAWQATPKADRPAPNLTGRSTRRRPQADTGSRELSRPPICPRARVSER from the coding sequence CTGGCCGAACTCCAACCCCAGGTCGACGAATTCGACCGCATCTACAACACCGAGCGCCCCCACCAAGGGCTGCCCGGGCGTGTGACGCCCCTGACAGCGTGGCAAGCAACCCCCAAGGCTGATCGGCCCGCCCCAAACCTGACCGGCCGCTCTACGAGGCGCCGACCCCAAGCCGATACCGGCTCCCGCGAGCTCAGCCGCCCACCGATCTGCCCGAGGGCACGCGTGTCAGAACGATAG
- a CDS encoding mechanosensitive ion channel family protein yields MTNSTVVAQPISERWTGFWRGEIGEWILTSGLRIALLVIGALLAARFINWVAQRISRRIDAEYQESDQLVRTESAKHRQAVASVISWVSIAILFVVVSVEITDALAIPIGSLVAPAAVLGAALGFGAQRLVQDLLAGFFIITEKQYGFGDLVALTVTGVAAPAEGTVEDVTLRVTKLRSPEGEMLTIPNGQIVKTVNLSKDWARAVIDIPVPTSADLNEVNELLHEVAQRAMGDPKLHDLLLDAPQMMGVESIALDTVNLRMVARTLPGKQFEVGRQLRVLVIAALRRAGVTSPADGVPMVGAIVHPATAGGAEEETQGPAGQKS; encoded by the coding sequence ATGACGAACAGCACTGTGGTGGCGCAGCCGATATCCGAACGCTGGACCGGCTTCTGGCGCGGCGAGATCGGCGAATGGATCCTCACCAGCGGGCTGCGGATCGCGCTGCTGGTGATCGGCGCTCTGCTGGCCGCCAGGTTCATCAACTGGGTGGCACAGCGGATCAGCCGACGCATCGACGCCGAATACCAGGAATCCGACCAGCTGGTGCGCACGGAAAGCGCCAAGCACCGCCAGGCCGTCGCCTCGGTCATCTCCTGGGTGTCGATCGCCATCCTCTTCGTCGTGGTGTCCGTCGAGATCACCGACGCCCTGGCGATACCGATCGGCTCACTGGTCGCCCCTGCCGCCGTGCTCGGCGCGGCGCTCGGTTTCGGTGCCCAGCGGCTGGTGCAGGATCTACTCGCCGGGTTCTTCATCATCACCGAGAAGCAGTACGGCTTCGGTGACCTCGTGGCCCTCACGGTCACCGGTGTGGCCGCCCCGGCGGAGGGCACGGTCGAGGACGTCACGTTGCGTGTCACGAAGCTGCGCTCGCCCGAGGGCGAGATGCTGACGATCCCGAACGGGCAGATCGTCAAGACCGTCAACCTCTCCAAGGACTGGGCGCGCGCCGTCATCGACATCCCGGTGCCCACGTCGGCCGACCTCAACGAGGTCAATGAACTGCTCCACGAGGTGGCCCAACGCGCGATGGGCGATCCCAAACTCCACGACCTGCTGCTGGACGCGCCGCAGATGATGGGCGTCGAGAGCATCGCCCTGGACACCGTGAACCTGCGCATGGTGGCGCGGACGCTGCCCGGCAAACAGTTCGAGGTCGGGCGCCAGCTGAGGGTGCTGGTGATCGCGGCGTTGCGCCGCGCCGGTGTCACCTCACCCGCCGACGGGGTGCCGATGGTCGGGGCGATCGTGCACCCGGCGACCGCGGGCGGCGCGGAAGAGGAGACCCAGGGGCCCGCAGGGCAGAAGTCATGA
- a CDS encoding PPOX class F420-dependent oxidoreductase: MSTPLPAGLLELLSKPSPCFVTTLMADGSPQLTQTWVTTDGERVVINIVEGSQKERNLARDPRIALNVVDPDDVFRYYAVRGRVANMTTEGGAESIDAISHKYLGTPYPNFTGRPETRIVVTIDADRVIPPARE, encoded by the coding sequence GTGTCCACACCCTTGCCGGCCGGCCTGCTGGAACTGCTCAGCAAGCCCAGCCCGTGCTTCGTCACCACCCTGATGGCGGACGGATCGCCGCAGCTCACCCAGACCTGGGTGACCACCGACGGCGAGCGCGTCGTCATCAACATCGTCGAGGGCAGCCAGAAGGAGCGAAACCTCGCGCGCGATCCACGTATCGCCCTCAACGTCGTCGACCCTGATGACGTGTTCCGCTACTACGCCGTCCGCGGCCGGGTGGCGAACATGACCACCGAGGGCGGAGCCGAGAGTATCGACGCGATCTCGCACAAGTACCTCGGTACGCCGTATCCGAACTTCACCGGCAGGCCGGAGACCCGCATCGTCGTCACGATCGATGCCGACCGGGTGATCCCGCCGGCGCGCGAATGA
- a CDS encoding FAD-dependent oxidoreductase, with the protein MPQQRPYHVAIVGSGPSGYFAASSLLKFADADDAVRDVRVDMLEMLPTPWGLVRSGVAPDHPKIKSISAQFDKTSGDPRFRFFGNIAVGEHVKPEELAERYDAVVYAVGAQSDRSLNIPGEDLPGSVAAVDFVGWYNAHPHFEQMGPDLSTGRAIVVGNGNVALDVARILVTDPDALASTDIADHALESLHKRGVEEVVVIGRRGPLQATFTTLELRELGDLKGLGDVDVIVDPADFADITDDDLEAAGKVVKQNVKVMRSYADRPPRGAARRIVFRFRTSPIEIKGGDHVESIVLGRNELVTDNGRVVAKDTGEREELPAQLVVRAVGYRGVATPGLPFDERSGTIPHTDGRIDGRRNEYVVGWIKRGPSGVIGSNKKDSQATVDTVIADLGGAALADFGDGHADELVEWLVSRQPDLVTDDHWKVIDEHERSAGESAGRPRVKLTSVAEMLRIGRG; encoded by the coding sequence ATGCCCCAACAGCGCCCGTACCACGTGGCGATCGTCGGTTCCGGCCCGTCCGGCTACTTCGCCGCCTCCTCGCTGCTCAAATTCGCCGACGCCGACGACGCGGTCCGTGATGTGCGCGTCGACATGCTCGAGATGCTGCCCACCCCGTGGGGTCTCGTGCGATCCGGGGTGGCACCCGACCACCCGAAGATCAAGTCCATCAGCGCGCAGTTCGACAAGACTTCGGGAGACCCGCGCTTCCGCTTCTTCGGCAACATCGCCGTCGGCGAACACGTCAAGCCCGAGGAGTTGGCCGAGCGCTACGACGCCGTCGTCTATGCGGTCGGCGCGCAGTCCGACCGCTCGCTGAACATCCCGGGCGAGGACCTGCCCGGCAGTGTGGCGGCGGTCGACTTCGTCGGTTGGTACAACGCCCACCCCCATTTCGAGCAGATGGGGCCCGACCTGTCGACCGGTCGCGCGATCGTCGTGGGCAACGGCAACGTCGCACTCGACGTCGCGCGCATCCTCGTCACCGATCCAGATGCGCTGGCCAGTACCGACATCGCCGATCACGCACTCGAATCGCTGCACAAGCGTGGTGTCGAAGAGGTCGTCGTGATCGGCAGGCGCGGCCCGCTGCAGGCCACGTTCACCACGCTCGAACTGCGCGAACTCGGCGACCTGAAAGGGCTCGGCGACGTCGACGTGATCGTCGACCCCGCGGATTTCGCCGACATCACCGACGATGACCTCGAGGCGGCCGGGAAGGTCGTCAAGCAGAACGTCAAAGTCATGCGGAGCTACGCCGACCGCCCGCCGCGTGGGGCGGCCCGCCGGATCGTGTTCCGGTTCCGCACGTCACCGATCGAGATCAAGGGCGGCGACCACGTCGAGTCGATCGTGCTGGGTCGCAACGAACTCGTGACCGACAACGGCCGGGTGGTCGCCAAGGACACCGGCGAGCGGGAGGAGCTGCCCGCGCAGTTGGTGGTTCGCGCGGTGGGTTACCGCGGCGTGGCGACGCCGGGTCTGCCGTTCGACGAGCGCAGCGGCACGATCCCGCACACCGACGGCCGCATCGACGGCCGGCGCAATGAATACGTGGTCGGCTGGATCAAACGCGGCCCGTCGGGCGTCATCGGCAGCAACAAGAAGGATTCGCAGGCAACCGTCGACACGGTGATCGCGGACCTGGGCGGTGCCGCCCTCGCCGATTTCGGTGACGGCCATGCCGACGAGCTGGTCGAGTGGCTCGTGTCCCGGCAGCCCGACCTGGTGACCGACGACCACTGGAAGGTGATCGACGAGCACGAACGTTCAGCCGGCGAGTCGGCCGGTCGGCCGCGGGTCAAGCTGACCAGTGTGGCCGAAATGCTCCGCATCGGGCGCGGCTGA
- the prfB gene encoding peptide chain release factor 2, whose translation MDPDRQSDIAALDATLTTVERVLDVDGLRDRIKKLEQEASDPNLWDDQNRAQKVTSELSHAQGELRRVEELRQRVDDLPVLYEMADEAEGHDADNATAEADAERVKLREDIEAMEVRTLLSGEYDEREAVVTIRSGAGGVDAADWAEMLMRMYIRWAEQHKYPVEVFDTSYAEEAGIKSATFAVHAPYAYGTLSVEQGTHRLVRISPFDNQSRRQTSFADVEVLPVVETTDHIDIPETDLRVDVYRSSGPGGQSVNTTDSAVRLTHIPTGIVVTCQNEKSQLQNKVAAMRVLQAKLLARKRLEERAEMDALKGDGGSSWGNQMRSYVLHPYQMVKDLRNDYEVGNPAAVLDGDIDGFLEAGIRWRNRRDDD comes from the coding sequence GTGGATCCTGACCGTCAATCCGACATCGCCGCCCTCGACGCCACCCTCACGACGGTGGAGCGAGTGCTCGACGTCGACGGTTTGCGGGACCGCATCAAAAAGCTCGAACAAGAAGCCTCGGATCCGAACCTCTGGGACGACCAGAACCGCGCTCAGAAGGTCACCAGCGAACTGTCCCACGCCCAGGGTGAGCTGCGCCGGGTCGAGGAACTCCGACAGCGCGTCGACGACCTGCCGGTGCTCTACGAAATGGCCGACGAAGCAGAGGGGCACGACGCCGACAACGCCACAGCCGAGGCCGACGCGGAACGCGTCAAGCTGCGTGAGGACATCGAGGCGATGGAAGTCCGCACGCTGCTGTCCGGTGAGTACGACGAACGCGAGGCCGTCGTCACCATCCGTTCCGGCGCCGGCGGGGTGGACGCCGCGGACTGGGCCGAGATGCTGATGCGGATGTACATCCGGTGGGCCGAACAGCACAAGTACCCGGTCGAGGTGTTCGACACCTCCTACGCCGAAGAGGCGGGCATCAAGAGCGCCACGTTCGCGGTGCACGCGCCGTACGCCTACGGCACGCTGTCGGTGGAACAGGGCACGCACCGGCTCGTGCGCATCAGCCCCTTCGACAACCAGAGCCGCCGCCAGACCTCGTTCGCCGACGTCGAGGTGCTGCCGGTCGTCGAGACCACCGACCACATCGACATTCCCGAGACCGACCTGCGCGTGGACGTGTACCGCTCCAGCGGCCCCGGCGGGCAGTCGGTCAACACCACCGACTCCGCGGTCCGCCTCACCCACATCCCGACGGGAATCGTCGTCACCTGTCAGAACGAGAAGTCTCAGCTGCAGAACAAGGTTGCGGCGATGCGTGTGCTGCAGGCAAAGTTGTTGGCACGCAAACGACTTGAAGAACGCGCCGAGATGGACGCGCTCAAGGGCGATGGCGGCAGCTCGTGGGGAAACCAGATGCGCTCCTATGTGTTGCATCCTTACCAAATGGTCAAAGACCTTCGGAACGACTACGAGGTCGGCAACCCGGCCGCGGTACTCGACGGTGACATCGACGGGTTCCTCGAAGCCGGGATCCGCTGGCGAAACAGGCGCGACGACGATTAG
- a CDS encoding 13E12 repeat family protein, giving the protein MASILEHMFDYDEAALIERIATLEREKSAAAAAQARATARLDELRRAAEAAAGVPARKRGRGLASEVALARRDCPNKGGRHLGFARALVHEMPHTLAALECGVLSEWRATLIVRESACLSVDDRRVLDEEMCADMSKLDGLGDNRIEADAKKIAYRLDPQAVVDRAAKAASERNVSCRPAPDAMTYVTALLPVGQGVAVYAALKRSADTTFDDRSRGQVMADTLVERVTGRPADSATPVAVNLVITDESLLGGDDVPADIAGYGPVPASVGRHLVNAAVSDKRSKATLRRLYRHPRSGALVAMESRKRLFPKGLATFINLRDGTCRTPYCNAPIRHRDHAEPARRGGPTSAVNGLGECEACNYAKEAPGWRVITSTDEQGRHGAQFTTPTGARYSSVAPPLPGLTVVDVSTLEVRIGIELAAMGHAA; this is encoded by the coding sequence ATGGCGAGTATACTCGAACACATGTTCGATTACGACGAGGCGGCGCTGATAGAGCGGATCGCAACGCTGGAACGCGAGAAGTCGGCCGCGGCGGCTGCACAGGCCCGGGCCACCGCGCGGCTCGACGAATTACGCCGCGCCGCGGAGGCGGCGGCCGGGGTACCAGCGCGAAAGCGCGGTCGCGGCCTGGCCTCGGAGGTGGCGTTGGCGCGGCGTGACTGCCCGAACAAGGGTGGGCGCCATCTCGGGTTCGCCCGGGCGCTGGTGCACGAGATGCCGCACACCCTGGCCGCGCTGGAATGCGGTGTGCTCTCGGAGTGGCGGGCGACGCTGATCGTGCGCGAGTCGGCGTGCCTGTCGGTCGACGACCGTCGCGTGCTGGACGAAGAAATGTGCGCCGACATGTCGAAACTAGACGGTCTGGGCGACAACAGAATCGAAGCCGACGCGAAGAAGATCGCTTACCGGCTCGATCCGCAGGCGGTGGTCGATCGAGCCGCCAAGGCGGCGTCCGAACGCAACGTGAGCTGCCGCCCGGCTCCGGATGCCATGACGTATGTGACGGCGCTGCTGCCCGTGGGCCAGGGGGTGGCGGTGTACGCGGCGCTCAAGCGGTCCGCCGACACCACCTTCGACGATCGGTCCCGGGGTCAGGTCATGGCCGACACGCTGGTCGAGCGGGTCACCGGGCGGCCGGCCGACAGCGCGACGCCGGTTGCGGTGAACCTCGTGATCACCGACGAGTCGCTGCTCGGCGGCGACGATGTGCCCGCCGACATCGCCGGATACGGACCGGTGCCCGCGTCCGTCGGCCGTCACCTGGTCAACGCGGCGGTGTCGGACAAGCGGTCGAAGGCGACGCTTCGCCGGCTGTACCGCCACCCTCGATCCGGCGCGCTGGTCGCGATGGAGTCACGGAAGCGGTTGTTCCCCAAAGGGTTGGCCACGTTCATCAACCTGCGCGACGGCACCTGCCGGACCCCCTACTGCAATGCTCCGATCCGCCATCGCGACCATGCTGAACCCGCCCGCCGGGGCGGACCAACCAGTGCGGTCAACGGGCTGGGTGAGTGCGAAGCGTGCAACTACGCCAAGGAGGCGCCCGGTTGGCGGGTCATCACGTCGACCGATGAGCAGGGCCGCCATGGCGCGCAGTTCACCACCCCGACCGGCGCGCGTTACTCATCGGTGGCGCCGCCGTTG
- the smpB gene encoding SsrA-binding protein SmpB, producing the protein MAAKKPGGAKDRNNQVVASNRRARHNYAILDTYEAGIALVGTEVKSLRDGQASLADAFATVDDGEIWLRNLHIPEYHHGSWTNHAPRRNRKLLLHRKQIDQLVGKIRDGNLTLVPLSLYFSDGKVKVELALARGKQAHDKRQDLARRDAEREVVRELGRRAKGMS; encoded by the coding sequence ATGGCAGCCAAGAAGCCCGGGGGAGCGAAGGACCGCAACAACCAGGTCGTCGCCAGTAACCGCCGAGCGCGGCACAACTACGCGATCCTCGACACCTACGAGGCCGGTATCGCCCTGGTGGGCACCGAGGTCAAGAGCCTGCGCGACGGACAGGCATCGCTGGCCGACGCGTTCGCCACCGTCGACGACGGCGAGATCTGGCTGCGTAACCTGCACATCCCGGAGTATCACCACGGCAGCTGGACGAACCATGCGCCGCGGCGCAACCGCAAGCTGCTGCTGCACCGCAAGCAGATCGATCAACTCGTCGGCAAGATCCGTGACGGCAACCTGACCCTTGTGCCGCTGTCGCTGTACTTCTCCGACGGCAAGGTCAAGGTGGAGCTGGCGCTGGCCCGCGGCAAGCAGGCCCACGACAAACGCCAGGACCTGGCGCGCCGGGACGCCGAGCGTGAGGTCGTCCGCGAACTGGGCCGTCGGGCCAAGGGCATGTCCTGA
- the ftsE gene encoding cell division ATP-binding protein FtsE yields the protein MITLDNVTKQYKSSARPALDNVSLKIDKGEFVFLIGPSGSGKSTFMRLLLAEDSPTSGDIRVSKFHVNKLSGRHVPGLRQVIGCVFQDFRLLQQKTVFENVAFALEVIGKRSEVINRVVPDVLEMVGLSGKANRLPTELSGGEQQRVAIARAFVNRPLVLLADEPTGNLDPETSKDIMDLLERINRTGTTVLMATHDHHIVDSMRQRVLELELGRLVRDEQRGVYGMDR from the coding sequence ATGATCACCCTCGACAACGTGACCAAGCAGTACAAGTCCTCGGCGCGACCCGCGCTGGACAACGTGTCACTGAAGATCGACAAGGGTGAGTTCGTCTTCCTCATCGGGCCGTCCGGCTCGGGTAAGTCGACGTTCATGCGGCTCCTGCTCGCCGAGGACTCGCCCACGTCGGGCGATATCCGGGTGTCGAAGTTCCACGTCAACAAGCTGTCCGGGCGCCACGTCCCTGGCCTGCGGCAGGTGATCGGCTGCGTCTTCCAGGACTTCCGGCTGCTGCAGCAGAAGACGGTGTTCGAGAACGTCGCGTTCGCGCTCGAGGTCATCGGAAAGCGTTCCGAGGTGATCAACCGGGTCGTTCCCGACGTGCTGGAGATGGTGGGGCTGTCGGGTAAGGCCAACCGCCTGCCGACAGAACTGTCCGGCGGTGAACAACAACGGGTGGCCATCGCGAGGGCTTTCGTGAACCGGCCGCTGGTGCTGCTGGCCGACGAGCCGACCGGCAACCTGGACCCGGAGACGAGTAAGGACATCATGGATCTGCTGGAGCGGATCAACCGCACGGGAACAACCGTGCTGATGGCCACCCACGACCATCACATCGTCGACTCGATGCGCCAGCGCGTGCTCGAACTCGAGTTGGGCCGCCTGGTCCGCGACGAGCAGCGCGGTGTCTACGGAATGGATCGCTAA
- the ftsX gene encoding permease-like cell division protein FtsX, with the protein MRFGFLINEVLTGLRRNVTMTIAMILTTAISIGLFGGGLLVVRLADNSRDIYLDRVESQVFLTPEVSASDPTCDADPCQTLRTQLENRTDVQSVVFLNRDDAYEDAIRKFPQYKDVAGKDAFPASFVVKLVDPEQHEEFDKAMVGQPGVQGVQNQKDLVDRLFAVLDGLSNAAFAVALVQAVGAVLLIANMVQVAAYTRRTEVGIMRLVGASRWYTQLPFLLEAMLAALLGVVIAIAGLVVVRAAFLENALDQFYQANLIARIDYADILYISPILLFVGVAMAAVTSYVTLRLYVRR; encoded by the coding sequence GTGCGCTTTGGGTTCCTGATCAATGAGGTTCTGACCGGGCTTCGTCGCAACGTCACGATGACGATCGCGATGATCCTGACGACCGCGATCTCGATCGGCCTGTTCGGCGGCGGCCTGCTGGTCGTGCGGTTGGCAGACAACTCGCGGGACATCTACCTCGACAGGGTGGAGAGCCAGGTCTTCCTGACTCCGGAGGTCTCGGCAAGCGATCCGACGTGCGACGCTGATCCGTGTCAGACGCTGCGGACACAGCTGGAGAACCGCACCGACGTCCAGTCCGTGGTGTTCCTCAACCGCGACGATGCCTACGAGGACGCGATCCGCAAGTTCCCCCAGTACAAGGACGTCGCGGGGAAGGATGCGTTCCCGGCGTCGTTCGTCGTGAAGCTGGTAGACCCTGAGCAACACGAGGAATTCGACAAGGCGATGGTGGGGCAGCCCGGTGTGCAGGGGGTGCAGAACCAGAAGGATCTGGTCGACCGGCTGTTCGCCGTGCTCGACGGGCTGAGCAACGCCGCGTTCGCCGTGGCGCTGGTGCAGGCGGTCGGCGCCGTCCTGCTCATCGCCAACATGGTGCAGGTGGCCGCGTACACGCGACGCACGGAAGTCGGCATCATGCGGCTGGTCGGCGCGAGCCGCTGGTACACCCAGCTGCCGTTCCTGCTGGAGGCAATGCTGGCGGCCCTGCTGGGCGTGGTGATCGCGATCGCGGGCCTGGTGGTGGTCCGTGCGGCGTTCCTGGAGAACGCGCTCGACCAGTTCTATCAAGCGAATCTGATCGCGAGGATCGACTACGCGGACATCCTGTACATCTCGCCCATCCTGCTGTTCGTGGGTGTGGCGATGGCGGCTGTCACCTCGTACGTCACGTTGCGCCTGTACGTACGGAGGTAG